The following DNA comes from Syntrophorhabdaceae bacterium.
AAAACGTAGGTTTAGATCATGGTCGGAAGCGGGCAAAGATCGTTCGAAAGCCTTACGTTCATTGACTTTACGGGTATTTTTTGATATAAGTTTACGGTCGTTTGAAGGGTTTCTTGTGTCACATACGATAGTGATGACAGCCTATTTAATCCGCCCTAACAACCCTTGATGTACCATGAGGATGTACAATTTGCAGTCACCGAAGAGAACAATCACAAGAAAAGTGTCAGGGATAGATAAACCGACCAGAGACTCACAGACACTTGACAAAACAGAGGAGGTAGCGGCATGAGCAGAATTGAGGTCTTTGAAAACAAGCAACCCATCCTTGGTATCAACAGTCTTGGTAGAATCGGAAAACTTACACTGTGGCATCATATCGGAAGAAAATACTTCCGGGAAATCATTGTCAACATCGGGAGAGAGTCCGGCACCGGGCTTTCTTCAATAGCGCAGCTTATAGAGAAAGACGCCACATACGGCACGATTCACCGGTTTCTCTATGGCATCAACGCTCAGAGAATAGTCCAGGTCGTCGATGAAAAGAAAGGCAAGCTCATGATCGACGGTATTCCCGTAACCGTACTGCGCGAGGCGCGTAACCCCATGGACATCGGCTGGAGAAATTATGGCGTAGACGTGGTGGCCGAGTGTACGGGCAAATTTCGCGATCCCACTGTTGCCACAGACGATAAAAACGGCTCCATCAAAGGGCACCTCGCAGGAGGCGCCAGGGTTGTAGTCAACTCATCCCCATTTAAACTCAAGAACAAGGCCCTGTCCGCGCCCGATGAGGCGACCACCCTGATTTACGGCATAAACCATACGGCCTTCAATTACAAAAAACATCAGATCGTTTCGGCGGCATCCTGTACGACCACCGGCCTCGCCCACATGGTAAAGCCGCTTCTCGAACATGAGGAAACGAGCAAGATCCTCACCGCGTCCATGTCCACAGTCCACGCGGTCACGAATTCACAAAGCGTTCTCGACAGCATGCCCAAGGCAGGAGAAAAGGATTTGCGCAAGGGCCGGAGCATACTCAACAATATCATTCTTACGTCCACGAATGCAGCTGAAGCCTTAAGCCAGGTTATCCCGGAAGTGAAGAATATCGGTTTCATGGCGGATTCGATACGGGTGCCCACGAATACGGAATCCCTGATCGTACTGAACGTCACGTTCCAGTCGCTCATGAAGGACGACGGCACCAAGGCGTCTCTTACCACAAAGATGCTGAACGACATATACCAGAAGACATATGAGAAAGATCCCGAGCATCTTGTTGTCTTTACCCTCGAACAGAACGTATCCACGGACCTCATCGGCCAGAATGCGGCAATCATTATCGAGGGCCAGTTCAACCACACGCGGACCGCATTTATCGAGGTCGATCTATCACAGGTGCCCGGACTTCCCGATGAACTTGTCAAGACAGTGTCCAAGGCCAGGATAAAGATTCCTGTTACGCATGCGAAAGTATTCGGCTGGTATGATAACGAGTACGGCAGCTACACAAACAGGATGGCCGATTTGACGGTCTATATCCATAAGAGTCTGTTTCGCTAGGATGCAGGATAACGGCTCAAGACAGGATTGATTTGGGCCTTAGATCAAATCGTAATTTTGTAGGATTCTTCCTTTTCCACTTCATGCTTACCGGCATAGACGGCACCGCTCCAGCCGTCTATGCTGATGAAGTCTCCGCCCCGTATGAGGTGGCCGTCAACCATGCTGTATCCTTCGGTCTCAAATACGTGAAGCTTGTTAAAACCCACGACGCCGACTTTGTTGAGCTGAGGAATGGTGACGGCTGCGTGAGAGGTGCCGCCGCCCCGTGCGGTGAGAAGTCCTTCGACCTTTAAGATCACGCCCACATCATCAGGAACTGTATCAGGCCGAATCAGTATGAGGGCTTCGTGAGGCTCTTTGGCTCTGTAATGTTCGATGTCCGCCTCAGAATAAACGGCGCGTCCGGAAAGCGCCCCTCCGCTCACCCCTATGCCGATTCCAAGAATGGCGCTTCCAAGCTCTTTTGAATCTTTGAATGTACGTATTTTGCCTGTATCCCTTTGAACCATGTCGCGCGTCTGCAGTATGTAAAGCCCCCCGCCGGAGATATTTTCAAAAGTAAATTCTATTTCCTGATGATTAAAACCTTTTTCGTAGATAAGCGCTTCGGCGGTTCTCACCAGCTCACCGTATATCTCGGGAAACCTTGTTTCCAGAGATATGGCCGATTCCCTTTTCTCCGATATCCTCTGCTTCTCTGAGATGGGAAACGTTTCCACAAGGCCGGATACGATGTCATCGCCCTGAACACCGAAGATAAAGTCTCCGTGAATTGCCACGTTCTGAGATGATCCTCTGGGATCGCGGGTGAATATGACTCCCGAGCCCGAGTCCTCGTTCAGATTGCCGAATACCATGGCCTGTACGATCACTGCAGTGCCCCATTCGTCGGAAAGTCGCATCTGGTGACGGTAAATCCTTGCCTGCTCCGAATACCAGGAAGCGAATACCTGCAGTATGGCATGCTGCAACTGTTCCGAGGGGTCGTCTATAACTTCCACGCCCTTCTCTTCCATGGCCTTTTTATACGCAAGGGCAATTTGCTTCATCTGCTCCGGATTGAACTGAATCTTTTTTTCGATCCCGTAGCGTTGTTTGTAGTTGGTCATGATCTCATCAAAGATGTTTCTCTCCAGGCCATGAAACATACCCCAGGTCTGCAAGAACCGCCGGTATGAATCCCAGGACGCCCACTCGTAGTCTTTCACCTTGGAGAGTCCCTCTGCGATTCTGTCATTGATGCCCACATTAAGAAAGGAGTGCATCATTCCGGGCAGGGAGATAGTGGCCCCGCTTCTCACTGAAAGAAGGAGCGGATTTCTCGGGTTTCCGAACTTCTTTCCGGTAATACGTTCGAGCTCAACGATCTCCTTGTATATCCGTTTGCTCAGATCTTTAAAAATGTATTTGTATGCAACCACGGCTTCATATCCCCTGAAGACCTCGGTGGTAATGATAAATCCCGGTGGCACAGGAAAACCGAACGAGGTGAGTTCTTTTAAGAAATAGCCCTTATTCCCTATGAGTATCTGATTATCGATATCCTTATTACGTTTATAGAGGGGCGAAATGGTGAGCTCCGGGATGTAGGCCATGACAAGATTGAGTATCTGCTTATTGTCCTTGAATTTTTCGAGCTCGGCGCTCAACGTCCTGATGATCGCGTTGACGAAATTGTCGAGCACCTGGAGCCCGAAAGCGCTCGCGATTACCGAGCGAATGAAATTCTCCGAGTGTTGATAAAGCTTTTCCTGATTCTTGTCCACGCTCGCCTGTTCGTTCGCCCTATCGTCTTCACGGACAATCCGGTCAATAATGACTGACAGGTTGGGACGATGAACGTCGATGTAATAATCCCTAGTGATGTCCTGGATGCCCTTTGCGATAAACTGAAAAATATCGATGTATTGATCAATGGAAAATTGTCTCACCTGCAGGGCGCTCGTGATGTACCTCATCTTGGCCACAAGACCCTCCGTGGCGATGCCTTCCAGATCAAGGGCTTTTACGTAGAGCCAGAGGTACTCATGGATAGTCATGAGCGTGCTCTTTGTAACGAATTTGAGATTCAACACTTCAATAAGTTTTTCAAAGAGTGTTGTTGCGAGATTCTCAAGCCGGAGCATAAGACCCATGGCCTCAAACTTCTCTTCACGATACGTACCGTACATCGAAGGTATACCGGCCGCGATGTGTCGCTTATAATAGATATTCTCGAAACAGTCTGTCTTGTGAGGGGAAAGGACTTTGTCCTTCAAGGCCGATATCATGTCAAGGACGATGGAGAGGCTCTTGAAGTTGTCCTTTCTTTCGAGCGCCCGTTTCAGCGAACGAATCTTTGGCAACTCCAGAAGACACGATATCTCAAGGTCCTTAAGAAGATCGATATGCTCATGAAAATACTTCTTATAGATAAGCTGATAGAACCTGATCATGAGCTGGGTCCTCTCCTTCTCCCTGTCGGAGAGCCCCTTGATACCCCGTATCTCTTTGGATACGCGCGCATTGTCCCACTCAAGAAAGTTCCGGACATTGCCTTCTGCTTTGTGAAAGAACCTCACGAACACGGCGTGAAGTCCGTCAAAGTACTCTCCTGAATCCCTTACCTCTTCGTAGACTTCGGCCGGCAGATGTTTTCTCACATATTCCCTGTCCCCGGAATTCCAGAATCTGAAGATATCTTCGATGAACGGTATGAGCAGACTGTTACTCTCTACATGTGACTGTTTCCTCAGGAAATAAATGAGTTTGTCATTTCTCCCGGTGAGCTCATCCACGGCAGTTGAAATCTCTCTTAGCTCGCCTTCAGCCCCAATTTCGGTGAAGTAGACAGGGAAGATCCTCAAGAGCTGCTTCACCAGATTGTAAGCCGGAAGAATATCTGAATTGAGAAACTGAGAGATGTCTCTTTGAAGCAGATCCGTATCACGGACGAACACGCCTTTCAGCCTGAGATTGATTATGAGGGCCGATAAGAGCCTCTTCGTCCACCTCGGTTTCAACGAAATGATTTCGAGCCATGCCCGGATATTTTTGATGTGCGCAGGGTTTGCCTGTATCTGCCAATCGTTCGTGGACCCCTTCACATCAGGATGTTGGAAGCCAAAGGCAACGAGCTCTTCGATCAGGACATCGACAAGAGGATGGTTGTTCTGTTCGAAGACCGCCTTGGCCAGCGTTGTTATGCAATCTATGAGGGGACCCTGGTATTGATTCTGGGAAACGGTCCTCTTCAGGGCATGGAATATTCTTCGGATGAAATCGCCCGCGTTGTAATGGCCCTCCTCCTTGAACACCTTCCCGAGGCACCTGTTGATCTCGATCAAGCCCGCGTTGTGGATATCCGAGAGCCCCGGGACATTCATAATATTGAAAAGAAAATCAAGCTTGACGAGGTAGTGCCTGCCCTCGAAAACGCTCGAACGTTCAAGCTCATCGGCGATCAGAAGATAACCGTTCGCTATCTGGAGATAGTCGGGCATGTCAAGATAACATTTCAGATCCTCCGTAGTGTACCGGGACGTGCTGTGGAAATCCTCGACCTTGACGAGCAAATCGTTCAGTTGACTGTGGCTTAGCGGCCGGATAAGCTCATCGTAAGCGTCAAGGGCATTGAGCGCTTCTTCCTCTGAAAAAAGCCACCGTGCGGGATCGGGCTGGGTAAGCCAGAACATATAGGTCGATCTGAAGGCGTTGTACACGATTTCACCAAATGTTGTGAAATCCTGAGAACCATCGTTTTCTTCCATGAGTTTTATGGTGGTTTTCGCATAGCTTGAGGCCTTCTTGAAAAGCAGACTCCCTCCCGCACACATCTCGAGGATCGAGCTGAAAAGGGACGGAAACATCTCCATGTTTCTCTTGAGATAAGAGCCGCTCTTTGAAATAACCGCATTCAGATACTCGAACAGGTATCGAATTGCGCTATCTTTAAGACCTTCATCCGAGGCGGCTAAGATCACGTTCACATACATTTCAGAGAAAATCTTAAACGCCGCTGCGCCCTGTTCGTGCGCGTTGAAGTCGTAGAAATCTCCTATGGAGATGCTCTTTAACTGGGATAGCACATACTCCCAGTTGACGTAGGGATGATTGAGCTCCGTGAGCAGACTCTCGGTTCGTTTCAGCACCCCGTAATGGTCGCTCGCCACGTGGAGGAGTACCGTATACTTGTCGGGAATTTCTACGACGGCCTTGGTTCTTTCGAGATTTATCTCAAGAGCGGTAGAATGCCAGAGATTTTCTTGACTATCCACGGCATTAGATTAATGCAAAACAGACGAAGATGCAACAAATACGATGGGTTAATATTCTCGCGCGGACGATATCGAAGCCAGTCCTTGTTTTCGCCACGTGAGAGTAGCCCCATGATATAGATGAGTGCCGCTCTTAATCTCGTCCAAACCCTTCATGTATACTTGCACCCATTTGTAACAAAGGCTCCATTTGTGGTAAAAAATGTATAGAGGTTTTTTCATGACAAGAACAAATGCTTTGATCGGCCCTCCCTGTGTAATCATCCCCGTCATCCTCGTGATTGCACTCTCTATAGCAGGATGCAAAAACAACCAGAAGTCTGAAGCCTCACTCCTTCCGCCTACCGTAGAAGTGGTGAACGTGATCAAGAAAGATGTGCCGCTCTATTCTGAGTGGACGGCCTCCATTGATGGTTCCGTGAATGCGACGATTCGTGCGCAAGTGCAGGGTTATCTCATCAAACAGGACTACCGTGAAGGTGACTTCGTGAAGGAGGGGCAGACCCTCTTCGAGATCGATCAACGGACTTTTCGAGCGGCCCTGGAACAGGCAAAAGGACAGCTCACGGAAGCACGGGCTCGATGGGAAACCTCAAAGGCCAATCTTGAACGCATAAGACCCCTCGTAGAGTTGCATGCGGTGAGCATGAAGGACTTCGATGATGCCGTTGGCGCTGAGCGCGTGAACAACGCTGCTGTCGTCGCAGCCCAGGCTATGGTGGATAAGGCTCAGGTGGACCTCGGTTTTACCAGGATCGCCGCCCCTATCTCAGGCATTGCAGGCATCGCCAAGGCGCAACTCGGTAACCTCGTGGGTCCCGGATCTATAGATGAACTCACCACTGTTTCAGCAGTGAACCCCATCAAGGTCTATGTTTCTTTGAGTGAGCAGGAGTATTTGAGAATTGTCGAACATGGCCGCGGAGGGTTAAGTCAAATGTCGCTTGATCTTGTTCTCGCCGATGGCACGGTCCATCCCCATAAAGGTTTTTTTGCTTTCGCCGATCGCCAGGTCGATGTGAAGACCGGTACGATCAAAGTTGCTGCCCTCTTTCCTAACCCCGGTAACGTGCTTCGTCCCGGACAGTTCGCGAGGGTCAAGGCACAGACTATGATCAAGAAGAATGCCCTTCTCGTGCCGCAAAGAGCAGTTACGGAGTTGCAGGGCGGATATCAGGTGGCCGTTGTGGGCGCCGATAACAGGGTCGATATTCGACCGGTTAAGGCGGCGGAACGTATCGACAACCTGTGGGTCATTGATGATGGCCTCAAAGCTGATGAGAGGGTGGTGGCGGAAGGAATCCAGAAGATCGCATCCGGCGCTCAGGTCGTGGTCAAGCCCTTCGGATCGGCTCCAACCGGAAATCCGGAAACCAAGCCCGGCGTAACTTCCGGCAGTACGGCAAAATCGCTTACCCCGGCGTCTGTCCCGACCAGAAAAGTTCAATAGGAAACAGACACCATGTCAAGATTCTTTATAAACCGTCCTATTGTCGCAATGGTCATCTCGATCATATTCGTCGTCTTAGGGGCTGTCGCACTCATGGAATTGCCCGTGGCTCAGTTCCCCGAGATAGTCCCACCGGAGATTCAGGTCAACGCTACGTATAACGGGGCCGACGCTGAAACTGTCGAGCAGTCTGTTGCCACCCCTATTGAGGAACAGGTAAGCGGGGTCGACAACATGAATTACCTGTACTCGGTGAATGCCAGCAACGGTTCCATGCGCATGTTCGTCAACTTCGACGTGAAGACCGATCCTAATACGGATCTCCTCTTCACCCAGATGCGTCAGAACCAGATCCAATCACAGCTCCCCGTTGACGTCCGTAACTACGGTGTGTCGATTCAGAAATCGAGGGCATCGCCCCTTATGCTCGTTGCCCTTTACTCGCCGAAAAAGACATACGACGGCCGTTTTCTCGCTAACTATGCCAACATAAACCTTGTGGACCAGTTGCTTCGGGTGCCCGGGGTCGCCAACGTGAACATCTTCGGCGCGGGCCGATATGCAATCCGCATATGGGTGAAGCCCGACACGTTAGGCAAGCTCGGTATCACCGTTCCGGACATTATCAACGCCATTCAGAAACAGAACACCGTCAACCCCGCCGGTCAAATAGGCAGCGAGCCTGTGCCTGCCGGACAGGAGTTTACCTATACGGTCCGAACGCAGGGCCGCCTCGTCACTGCGGAGGACTTTGGTTCCATTGTTGTCCGTGCAAACGCTGACGGTTCGATTATACATCTCAAAGACGTGGCAAGAATTGAATTGGGGTCGCAGAACTACAACGTCATGGGGCGTCTCGACGGGGAGGCAGCCGGGATTATGGCCGTGTACCAATTGCCCGGCTCGAATGCGCTTTCAATAGTAAAAGAGACGAAAAAGGTCATGGAACGGGCAAGAAGCCGGTTTCCCACGGATCTCAATTATGAAGTCGCTCTTGATACGACACGTTCAATCAACCAGGGCATCAATGAGATTGTCAAGACGCTTTTAGAGGCGCTCCTCCTTGTCGTCCTCGTGGTATTTATCTTCCTTCAGGGGTGGAGGTCGACCCTCATTCCCATTCTCGCCGTTCCCGTCTCTCTGATCGGTACCTTTGCCGTCTTTCCCATACTCGGCTTTTCGATCAACACCCTGTCGCTCTTCGGTCTCGTCCTCGCCATCGGACTCGTGGTAGATGACGCTATCATCGTGGTGGAAGCTGTTGAACGACATATCGAAGAGGGCCTGTCGCCAAAGGATGCGTCGCTTAAGGCCATGGAAGAGGTGGCTGGACCGGTCATGGCCATCGCGCTCATCCTGGCAGCAGTCTTCATTCCTACGGTATTTATACCGGGTATCACAGGC
Coding sequences within:
- a CDS encoding glyceraldehyde 3-phosphate dehydrogenase NAD-binding domain-containing protein, coding for MSRIEVFENKQPILGINSLGRIGKLTLWHHIGRKYFREIIVNIGRESGTGLSSIAQLIEKDATYGTIHRFLYGINAQRIVQVVDEKKGKLMIDGIPVTVLREARNPMDIGWRNYGVDVVAECTGKFRDPTVATDDKNGSIKGHLAGGARVVVNSSPFKLKNKALSAPDEATTLIYGINHTAFNYKKHQIVSAASCTTTGLAHMVKPLLEHEETSKILTASMSTVHAVTNSQSVLDSMPKAGEKDLRKGRSILNNIILTSTNAAEALSQVIPEVKNIGFMADSIRVPTNTESLIVLNVTFQSLMKDDGTKASLTTKMLNDIYQKTYEKDPEHLVVFTLEQNVSTDLIGQNAAIIIEGQFNHTRTAFIEVDLSQVPGLPDELVKTVSKARIKIPVTHAKVFGWYDNEYGSYTNRMADLTVYIHKSLFR
- a CDS encoding PEP/pyruvate-binding domain-containing protein, producing the protein MDSQENLWHSTALEINLERTKAVVEIPDKYTVLLHVASDHYGVLKRTESLLTELNHPYVNWEYVLSQLKSISIGDFYDFNAHEQGAAAFKIFSEMYVNVILAASDEGLKDSAIRYLFEYLNAVISKSGSYLKRNMEMFPSLFSSILEMCAGGSLLFKKASSYAKTTIKLMEENDGSQDFTTFGEIVYNAFRSTYMFWLTQPDPARWLFSEEEALNALDAYDELIRPLSHSQLNDLLVKVEDFHSTSRYTTEDLKCYLDMPDYLQIANGYLLIADELERSSVFEGRHYLVKLDFLFNIMNVPGLSDIHNAGLIEINRCLGKVFKEEGHYNAGDFIRRIFHALKRTVSQNQYQGPLIDCITTLAKAVFEQNNHPLVDVLIEELVAFGFQHPDVKGSTNDWQIQANPAHIKNIRAWLEIISLKPRWTKRLLSALIINLRLKGVFVRDTDLLQRDISQFLNSDILPAYNLVKQLLRIFPVYFTEIGAEGELREISTAVDELTGRNDKLIYFLRKQSHVESNSLLIPFIEDIFRFWNSGDREYVRKHLPAEVYEEVRDSGEYFDGLHAVFVRFFHKAEGNVRNFLEWDNARVSKEIRGIKGLSDREKERTQLMIRFYQLIYKKYFHEHIDLLKDLEISCLLELPKIRSLKRALERKDNFKSLSIVLDMISALKDKVLSPHKTDCFENIYYKRHIAAGIPSMYGTYREEKFEAMGLMLRLENLATTLFEKLIEVLNLKFVTKSTLMTIHEYLWLYVKALDLEGIATEGLVAKMRYITSALQVRQFSIDQYIDIFQFIAKGIQDITRDYYIDVHRPNLSVIIDRIVREDDRANEQASVDKNQEKLYQHSENFIRSVIASAFGLQVLDNFVNAIIRTLSAELEKFKDNKQILNLVMAYIPELTISPLYKRNKDIDNQILIGNKGYFLKELTSFGFPVPPGFIITTEVFRGYEAVVAYKYIFKDLSKRIYKEIVELERITGKKFGNPRNPLLLSVRSGATISLPGMMHSFLNVGINDRIAEGLSKVKDYEWASWDSYRRFLQTWGMFHGLERNIFDEIMTNYKQRYGIEKKIQFNPEQMKQIALAYKKAMEEKGVEVIDDPSEQLQHAILQVFASWYSEQARIYRHQMRLSDEWGTAVIVQAMVFGNLNEDSGSGVIFTRDPRGSSQNVAIHGDFIFGVQGDDIVSGLVETFPISEKQRISEKRESAISLETRFPEIYGELVRTAEALIYEKGFNHQEIEFTFENISGGGLYILQTRDMVQRDTGKIRTFKDSKELGSAILGIGIGVSGGALSGRAVYSEADIEHYRAKEPHEALILIRPDTVPDDVGVILKVEGLLTARGGGTSHAAVTIPQLNKVGVVGFNKLHVFETEGYSMVDGHLIRGGDFISIDGWSGAVYAGKHEVEKEESYKITI
- a CDS encoding efflux RND transporter periplasmic adaptor subunit; translation: MTRTNALIGPPCVIIPVILVIALSIAGCKNNQKSEASLLPPTVEVVNVIKKDVPLYSEWTASIDGSVNATIRAQVQGYLIKQDYREGDFVKEGQTLFEIDQRTFRAALEQAKGQLTEARARWETSKANLERIRPLVELHAVSMKDFDDAVGAERVNNAAVVAAQAMVDKAQVDLGFTRIAAPISGIAGIAKAQLGNLVGPGSIDELTTVSAVNPIKVYVSLSEQEYLRIVEHGRGGLSQMSLDLVLADGTVHPHKGFFAFADRQVDVKTGTIKVAALFPNPGNVLRPGQFARVKAQTMIKKNALLVPQRAVTELQGGYQVAVVGADNRVDIRPVKAAERIDNLWVIDDGLKADERVVAEGIQKIASGAQVVVKPFGSAPTGNPETKPGVTSGSTAKSLTPASVPTRKVQ
- a CDS encoding efflux RND transporter permease subunit; translated protein: MSRFFINRPIVAMVISIIFVVLGAVALMELPVAQFPEIVPPEIQVNATYNGADAETVEQSVATPIEEQVSGVDNMNYLYSVNASNGSMRMFVNFDVKTDPNTDLLFTQMRQNQIQSQLPVDVRNYGVSIQKSRASPLMLVALYSPKKTYDGRFLANYANINLVDQLLRVPGVANVNIFGAGRYAIRIWVKPDTLGKLGITVPDIINAIQKQNTVNPAGQIGSEPVPAGQEFTYTVRTQGRLVTAEDFGSIVVRANADGSIIHLKDVARIELGSQNYNVMGRLDGEAAGIMAVYQLPGSNALSIVKETKKVMERARSRFPTDLNYEVALDTTRSINQGINEIVKTLLEALLLVVLVVFIFLQGWRSTLIPILAVPVSLIGTFAVFPILGFSINTLSLFGLVLAIGLVVDDAIIVVEAVERHIEEGLSPKDASLKAMEEVAGPVMAIALILAAVFIPTVFIPGITGRLYQQFAITIAISVLISAFNALTLSPALCALLLKPEKQHPGFLTSFFRSFNRLFGQASKGYVDICALLIRKSVMGLSFLAAIALVAGLLGHGLPRGFLPEEDQGYLYVNVALPNAASLQRTDQVCRQVEEIIKNAPGVEHYQTIVGNSLMTVAQNTYSGFLFVTLKDWKNRTKPEEQYQAIMAHLNRELSKLPGAVAFAFPPPAIPGVGLAGGATLVLEDRGGRDLSFLSENVNKFIDAARKRPELARVTTTFLPSVPQIFVNVDRDRVLKQGVDLAQVYQTLQAFMGGYFVNYFNRFGRQWQVYVQAEGEYRTKVENIGQFYVNNDRGDPVPLSALTTVESRPGPEFTMRYNLYRAAQINVMAKPGFSSGQAMDALEEVFRQTMPSEMGIDYIGMSFQEKKASQGI